The Actinomadura sp. WMMB 499 genome includes a window with the following:
- a CDS encoding HAMP domain-containing sensor histidine kinase codes for MIAAVLLLAVVWVFLLGGTHAGFLVPDLADFARAFDPGNRGPRVFVPAAILVLGFMLVFGLGGGWILAGRMLVPLSRITDATRTAARGSLSPRIELKGRKDEFRELADAFDGMLARIEAHVAEQRRFAANASHELRTPLAITQTLLDVARNDPNREASELDERLRRVNARAIELTEALLLLSRTDQRSSVREDVDLSLIAEEATETLLPLAERQGVAVEVSGGITPAFGSPVLLLQMTTNLLHNAIVHNVPEGGTVQIRTTVDAETAVLTVENTGDKLSAQLVSTLTEPFQRGTERIHTDQAGIGLGLAIVKSIVQAQDGTLSLSPRADGGLRATVRLPVTGRQVP; via the coding sequence ATGATCGCGGCCGTCCTGCTCCTTGCGGTGGTGTGGGTCTTCCTGCTGGGAGGCACCCACGCCGGCTTCCTGGTCCCTGATCTGGCCGACTTCGCTCGGGCCTTCGATCCGGGCAACCGCGGTCCGCGGGTGTTCGTCCCGGCAGCGATCCTGGTGCTGGGATTCATGCTGGTGTTCGGCCTCGGGGGCGGGTGGATTCTCGCCGGCCGCATGCTCGTGCCCCTGTCCCGCATCACCGACGCCACTCGCACGGCCGCACGGGGATCGCTCTCCCCCCGGATCGAGCTGAAGGGCCGCAAGGACGAGTTCCGGGAGCTCGCCGACGCCTTCGACGGCATGCTGGCGCGGATCGAGGCGCACGTCGCCGAACAGCGGCGTTTCGCGGCGAACGCATCCCACGAACTGCGCACCCCGCTCGCGATCACGCAGACCCTTCTCGATGTCGCCCGCAACGATCCGAACCGCGAAGCCAGCGAGCTCGACGAACGCCTCCGCCGCGTCAACGCCCGAGCGATCGAGCTCACCGAGGCACTGCTGCTGCTCAGCCGCACCGACCAGCGATCCTCCGTCCGGGAGGACGTCGACCTGTCACTCATCGCGGAGGAAGCCACCGAGACGCTCCTGCCTCTCGCCGAGAGGCAGGGCGTCGCCGTCGAGGTCTCCGGGGGCATCACGCCCGCCTTCGGCTCACCTGTGCTGCTGCTGCAGATGACCACGAACCTCCTGCACAACGCCATCGTCCACAACGTGCCGGAAGGCGGCACCGTCCAGATCCGCACCACCGTCGACGCCGAGACCGCCGTACTGACCGTCGAGAACACCGGCGACAAGCTCAGTGCGCAGTTGGTCTCGACGCTCACCGAGCCGTTCCAGCGCGGCACCGAGCGCATCCACACCGATCAGGCGGGGATCGGCCTCGGTTTGGCGATCGTCAAGAGCATCGTGCAAGCGCAGGACGGAACGCTCTCGCTGAGCCCGCGCGCCGACGGCGGGCTCCGCGCCACGGTGCGACTACCCGTTACGGGGCGGCAGGTCCCGTAG
- the vanX gene encoding D-Ala-D-Ala dipeptidase VanX codes for MNGDFVYVDESVPGVRWDAKYATWDNFTGKPVDGYLANRIVGTRALCASLEQARDKAASLGFGLLLWDGYRPQRAVDCFLHWSELPEDGRTKREHYPNIDRAEMVKKGYVAPLSGHSRGSAIDLTLYHLATGELAPMGGRHDLMDPISHHRAPGIAPIEFRNREHLRSIMEDCGFDRYDCEWWHYRLRREPRPDAYFDFPIT; via the coding sequence ATGAACGGCGACTTCGTTTACGTCGACGAGTCGGTGCCCGGCGTCCGGTGGGATGCCAAGTACGCCACCTGGGACAATTTCACCGGCAAACCGGTGGACGGCTACCTCGCGAACCGTATTGTCGGCACCCGGGCCCTCTGCGCATCCCTGGAGCAGGCGCGCGACAAGGCGGCCTCACTTGGTTTCGGCCTGCTGCTCTGGGACGGATATCGCCCGCAACGCGCCGTCGACTGCTTCCTGCACTGGTCAGAACTGCCAGAGGACGGCCGGACCAAACGGGAGCACTACCCGAACATCGACCGTGCCGAGATGGTGAAGAAGGGTTACGTGGCCCCGCTGTCGGGTCACAGCAGGGGCAGTGCGATCGACCTGACGCTCTATCACCTTGCCACGGGCGAACTCGCTCCCATGGGCGGCCGTCATGACCTCATGGACCCGATCTCCCATCATCGCGCCCCAGGAATCGCCCCGATCGAGTTTCGGAACCGCGAGCATCTCCGTTCCATCATGGAGGACTGCGGCTTTGATCGGTACGACTGCGAGTGGTGGCATTACAGGCTAAGGAGGGAACCCCGCCCCGATGCCTACTTCGACTTTCCCATCACGTGA
- the vanA gene encoding D-alanine--(R)-lactate ligase gives MNRVKVGIIFGGASEEHPVSVKSAQEIARNLDNEKYEPFWIGITADGDWKLCEGPDAGWENGVTRPVALSPDRGTHGLLVMEQGTCEPERLDVVLPVLHGKLGEDGGIQGLLELSGIPYVGCDVQSSVVCMDKSLAYTIAKGAGIATPNFWVVAENEKVDPGRLSYPVFVKPARSGSSFGVSKVTRADELPGALSAARQYDSKIVIEEAVDGSEVGCAVLGAPYGLVVGEVDRVDLSHGFFRIHQEASPETGSENSTFIVPADIPDESRQLVQETAKTIYRALGCKGLARVDMFLTGDGGVVLNEVNTMPGMTSYSRYPRMMAAAGLSLSDVIDRLISMTLRGKKR, from the coding sequence ATGAACAGAGTGAAGGTCGGAATCATCTTCGGGGGCGCCTCCGAAGAACATCCCGTTTCCGTCAAGTCGGCGCAGGAGATCGCGCGGAACCTCGACAACGAGAAGTACGAGCCGTTCTGGATCGGCATCACCGCCGACGGCGATTGGAAGCTCTGCGAGGGCCCGGACGCCGGGTGGGAGAACGGCGTCACCCGTCCGGTCGCACTGTCACCCGACAGAGGCACGCATGGCCTGCTGGTCATGGAACAGGGGACCTGCGAGCCCGAACGCCTCGACGTGGTCTTGCCCGTACTTCACGGCAAGCTCGGCGAAGACGGCGGAATCCAGGGCCTGTTGGAACTCTCGGGCATCCCCTACGTCGGTTGCGATGTCCAGAGTTCGGTCGTGTGCATGGACAAGTCCCTCGCCTACACCATCGCCAAGGGCGCAGGGATCGCCACACCGAACTTCTGGGTCGTCGCGGAGAACGAGAAGGTCGATCCTGGCCGTCTTTCCTATCCCGTCTTCGTGAAGCCGGCCCGTTCGGGGTCGTCCTTCGGGGTCAGCAAGGTCACCCGAGCAGATGAGTTGCCGGGGGCGCTGAGCGCGGCGCGACAGTACGACTCGAAGATCGTGATCGAAGAAGCCGTGGACGGCAGCGAGGTCGGCTGCGCTGTACTGGGGGCACCGTACGGCCTGGTCGTGGGCGAGGTGGACCGCGTCGACCTCTCGCACGGATTCTTCCGGATCCATCAGGAGGCCTCTCCCGAGACCGGATCGGAGAACTCCACGTTCATCGTTCCTGCCGACATCCCCGACGAATCGCGGCAGCTCGTCCAAGAGACCGCCAAGACCATCTACCGCGCCTTGGGCTGCAAGGGACTCGCCCGCGTCGACATGTTCCTCACCGGCGACGGCGGGGTGGTCCTCAACGAGGTCAACACCATGCCCGGCATGACGTCGTACAGCCGTTACCCGCGGATGATGGCCGCCGCGGGGTTGTCGCTCTCCGACGTGATCGACCGCCTCATCTCGATGACGCTGCGCGGAAAGAAACGATGA
- a CDS encoding D-isomer specific 2-hydroxyacid dehydrogenase family protein produces the protein MGVTAFGCSQDEAATFRDMAARLGVSPTIVEAAVCETNAELARGDRCISVSHKTQITNATLLALGRVGVEYISTRSIGCDHIDLKYAERVGISVGNVAYSPDSVGDYTLMLILMAVRDAKSTIRNSDAHDYRLSETRGKELRDLTVGVIGTGRIGTAVIHRLQGFGCRVLAHDRRPRTCAPHVPLDALVAQSDIVTLHTPLTADTHHLLDRRRIARMKPGAYVVNTGRGPLLDTEALLSALESGRLGGAALDVLEGEEGIFYADHRNRHIENKVLVRLQRLPNVLISPHSAYYTERALSDTVENSLINCVNFERGRTA, from the coding sequence ATGGGGGTCACTGCCTTCGGGTGCAGCCAAGATGAAGCCGCCACGTTCCGGGATATGGCCGCCCGCCTCGGAGTGTCGCCGACCATCGTCGAGGCAGCCGTCTGCGAGACCAACGCTGAACTGGCGCGGGGTGACCGATGCATCAGCGTGAGTCATAAGACCCAGATCACCAACGCCACGCTGCTGGCGCTCGGCAGAGTCGGCGTGGAGTACATCTCCACCAGAAGCATCGGTTGCGACCACATCGACCTGAAATACGCGGAACGCGTCGGAATTTCGGTAGGCAACGTCGCCTACTCGCCGGACAGCGTGGGCGACTACACGCTGATGTTGATACTGATGGCGGTGCGCGACGCGAAATCCACCATCCGCAACTCGGACGCTCATGACTACCGCCTGAGTGAGACCCGTGGCAAGGAACTGCGCGACCTGACCGTCGGCGTGATCGGAACAGGGCGCATCGGCACGGCGGTCATCCACCGGCTGCAAGGCTTCGGCTGCCGCGTACTGGCCCACGACAGGCGACCGCGAACCTGCGCGCCCCATGTACCGCTCGATGCACTGGTGGCGCAGAGCGACATCGTCACGCTCCACACCCCGCTCACCGCGGACACGCACCATCTCCTCGATCGCCGACGCATCGCGCGAATGAAGCCCGGCGCATACGTGGTCAACACAGGGCGCGGACCGCTGCTCGATACCGAGGCTCTCCTCTCTGCACTGGAGAGCGGCAGGTTGGGCGGCGCGGCGCTGGATGTTCTCGAAGGCGAGGAAGGAATCTTCTACGCCGACCACCGGAACAGGCACATCGAGAACAAGGTCCTGGTGCGGCTGCAGCGGCTGCCGAACGTGCTGATCAGTCCACACTCCGCCTATTACACGGAACGCGCCCTGAGCGACACCGTCGAGAACAGCCTCATCAACTGCGTGAACTTCGAACGTGGGAGAACAGCATGA
- a CDS encoding PKD domain-containing protein translates to MSKNVISNGRAHPRAGHRSSRRRLRSGAVATTLLGVAGLLPALHAPAAAAPPACAPPSDGAPLFVTDGCADPRFDQPYVDVDEWRDTPVRHRYVHGGFRGTDAKFSFAFPAPEEYQGRFFHFVNAIPGTENVSALNIGFGMDSGAYYVQTNGGGNEAIRTVEDAVVLGKDPSVAGYRVDAAAAKYSRVLAAEMYGRHRPYGYVYGGSGGSFKTISAVENSRDVWDGSVPFVIGTPQYIPNAFTPRVHALRVLSRRDRLPGIVDAIEPGGSGDMYAGLNEEERGALEEVTRMGFPPRGWFAHENLDGGALSLVFNYVPYLDPTYVEDFWTRPGYLGTDPASSVREARVRHETTVAEVSPATFTLRLADLPAGDLTGVDLVLTGGAAAGKTLRPSSVEGGVARFAFGADPEVFAAVRAGDGVRVDNSWYLAAQTYHRHQVPGRDYDVWDQFRDRRGRPLYPQRDVLVGPKATYYGAGSLQTGRFDGKMIAISNLMDIDALPWAGDWYRDKVRKARGAGFGGDFRLWYFDRAGHLPTVSPAESGHLVGYYGVLQQALRDLSAWVEKDRPAPASTEYDVVDGQVKVPAHAWWRRGIQPTIDLRADGGDRAEVKAGQPVTLSADVALPRGTGEVVAAEWDFEDAGAFPVRGEIDGRGLVRQVEAEHAYTEPGTYFAVLRVTAQRDGDAETPYGRVQNLARVRIVVR, encoded by the coding sequence GTGTCGAAGAACGTGATCTCGAACGGCCGGGCGCATCCCCGCGCGGGGCATCGGAGTTCGCGCCGTCGGCTGCGGTCGGGGGCGGTCGCCACGACGCTCCTCGGCGTCGCCGGACTGCTCCCGGCGCTGCACGCACCGGCGGCGGCCGCACCGCCGGCGTGCGCGCCACCGAGCGACGGCGCTCCCCTCTTCGTGACCGACGGCTGCGCCGACCCCAGGTTCGACCAGCCCTACGTGGACGTCGACGAATGGCGGGACACGCCGGTGCGGCACCGTTACGTGCACGGCGGCTTCCGGGGCACCGACGCCAAGTTCTCCTTCGCCTTTCCGGCACCCGAGGAGTACCAGGGACGGTTTTTCCACTTCGTCAACGCCATCCCCGGAACCGAGAACGTCTCCGCGCTCAACATCGGCTTCGGGATGGACAGCGGCGCCTACTACGTCCAGACGAACGGCGGCGGCAACGAGGCGATCCGGACCGTCGAGGACGCGGTCGTGCTGGGCAAGGACCCGTCGGTCGCCGGTTACCGGGTCGACGCGGCCGCGGCGAAGTACTCGCGCGTCCTGGCGGCCGAGATGTACGGACGGCACCGCCCGTACGGCTACGTGTACGGCGGCAGCGGCGGCAGTTTCAAAACGATCAGTGCCGTCGAGAATTCCAGGGACGTGTGGGACGGGTCGGTCCCGTTCGTGATCGGCACGCCGCAGTACATCCCGAACGCCTTCACCCCGCGCGTGCACGCCCTGCGGGTCCTGTCGCGCCGCGACAGGCTCCCCGGGATCGTCGACGCCATCGAACCCGGCGGCAGCGGCGACATGTACGCGGGCCTCAACGAAGAGGAGCGCGGGGCACTCGAAGAGGTGACGCGGATGGGGTTCCCGCCGCGCGGCTGGTTCGCGCACGAGAACCTGGACGGCGGCGCCCTGTCACTGGTGTTCAACTACGTGCCCTACCTCGATCCCACCTACGTCGAGGACTTCTGGACCCGTCCGGGCTATCTCGGCACCGATCCCGCCAGTTCGGTGCGGGAGGCGCGCGTCCGGCACGAGACGACCGTCGCCGAGGTCTCCCCCGCGACGTTCACCCTGCGGCTGGCCGATCTCCCGGCGGGCGATCTCACCGGCGTGGACCTGGTGCTCACCGGCGGCGCGGCGGCGGGCAAGACGCTGCGCCCGAGCAGCGTGGAAGGCGGCGTCGCCAGGTTCGCCTTCGGTGCCGACCCGGAGGTGTTCGCCGCCGTCAGGGCCGGCGACGGCGTGCGCGTCGACAACTCCTGGTACCTCGCGGCCCAGACCTACCACCGCCACCAGGTGCCGGGACGCGACTACGACGTCTGGGACCAATTCCGCGACCGCCGGGGCCGCCCGCTGTATCCCCAGCGCGACGTGCTGGTGGGCCCCAAGGCCACCTACTACGGCGCCGGCTCGCTGCAGACCGGCCGCTTCGACGGCAAGATGATCGCGATCTCGAACCTGATGGACATCGACGCTCTCCCCTGGGCGGGCGACTGGTACCGGGACAAGGTCAGGAAGGCCCGCGGCGCCGGCTTCGGCGGCGACTTCCGCCTCTGGTACTTCGACCGCGCCGGGCACCTGCCCACGGTGAGCCCCGCCGAGAGCGGCCACCTCGTCGGCTACTACGGCGTGCTCCAGCAGGCCCTGCGCGACCTGAGCGCGTGGGTGGAGAAGGACCGGCCCGCGCCCGCGAGCACCGAGTACGACGTGGTCGACGGGCAGGTGAAGGTGCCCGCCCACGCGTGGTGGCGGCGGGGCATCCAGCCCACCATCGACCTGCGGGCCGACGGCGGCGACCGGGCCGAGGTGAAGGCGGGGCAGCCCGTCACGCTCTCCGCCGACGTCGCGCTCCCGCGCGGCACCGGCGAGGTCGTCGCCGCCGAATGGGACTTCGAGGACGCGGGCGCCTTCCCGGTACGGGGCGAGATCGACGGCCGGGGCCTCGTGCGTCAGGTCGAGGCCGAGCACGCCTACACCGAGCCCGGCACCTACTTCGCCGTCCTCCGCGTCACGGCCCAGCGG